The window TCGCTCAACTGGCTCACAAAATTAAAGGAGCCGCCGCCGGTTATGGTTTCAGTGAGCTCAGCGAACTGGCCGCCCAAATGGAAAAAGCGGCGAAAAACAATGACGGCACTCCATTGAACGATCTTGTAAAAAAAATGAGAATTCATTTTCTGAACATCGAAATTCGCTACGTCACCATGTAGGAATTCATGACTCATAAGACGCGTCTTTTTCTATTCACGACTGCTCTCGTTCTGGGGATCTTACTCATCACGGGAAGCATCGGATACAGAATCGGCGCCTCGACACTTCGGCAAAGTGGCGCCGAAAAGCTTATTCAGGCCCGAAAAGCGAAGACGCGCGAGCTGACACAGAACTTTCAATATCTGAACAACATCCTGCTATCATTTTCAGAAACAACCGCTATACAGAAATTTCTCGAAAATTCCCCCAAAGACCAAAGCGAAATAAGACGATATCTGTTACGCAATGGTGTCGAGGCCGGTTGGCGTGCCTTGATTGCAAGACAAGATGAATCGCCGCAGACCCAGAATATTCTAAAGTCCCTGTCGCAGATGGCCCCCTTAAGTATTTTTTTGCAGGCGCAGTTTCTGCAAGAGGCTCTGCATGAAAACAAAAAGCCTCGGGATATCATTGAGCCCATGCGCTCGCCAAAATTGTCGTATTTTAAATCGCACGCCCTCATTCATAACTTCGTTTTAAGTCTGATAGAAAAAAACGGCCTGGCTGATGTTATTCTCATCGATCCCGGCGGAAATATTGTCTACACTGCCAATAAAAAACTAAATTTTGGCGCCAATTTAGTTAACGGCAGCTTCGCCAATACCCGTTTCGCGCAAATT is drawn from Bdellovibrio sp. ArHS and contains these coding sequences:
- a CDS encoding Hpt domain-containing protein → MSKVTVEIDADLQDLIPQFVENRKKDIDTLDQLVVQNDLVAIAQLAHKIKGAAAGYGFSELSELAAQMEKAAKNNDGTPLNDLVKKMRIHFLNIEIRYVTM